From Micromonospora carbonacea:
AGCCGACGCGGATCGCACGACGCCGACACACACCGCACCCGGCTGCGCGCGCCGGATCGCCGCGCGCACTAGGGTTGTCAGGTGACCGACGAACCACCCCTGCGCCGTCGGGCCGCCGAAAGCCGAACGGGAAACGAGCCGCACCAACCGCCGTCGGCCGCGCCGGAGCCGGTGGACGCGGGGCCCGAACCGACCGTCGACGGGCCCGTGCCCCTGACCGCCCCCCGCGAGGGGACACCCGAGCCGGTGACGACCGAGGCCGGGCTGGCCGAGGTCGTGGCCCGCTTCGCCGCCGGCACCGGCCCGGTCGCCCTGGACGCGGAGCGCGCCTCGGGCTACCGCTACAGCCAGCGGGCGTACCTGGTGCAGCTGCGCCGGGCGGGGGCCGGCACCGCGCTGGTCGACCCGCTGCCGCTGCCCGACCTGAGCAGCCTCGACGCGGCCATCGCCGACGCCGAGTGGGTGCTGCACGCCGCCAGCCAGGACCTGACCTGCCTGGCCGAGGTGGGGCTGCGCCCGCGCCGGCTGTTCGACACGGAACTGGCCGCCCGGCTGGCGGGATTCGAGCGGGTCGGGCTGGCCGCGCTGACCGAGCAGCTACTCGGCTTCAGCCTGGAGAAGCACCACTCGGCGGCGGACTGGTCGAGCCGGCCGCTGCCGGAGTCGTGGCTCACCTACGCCGCGCTGGACGTGGAGATGCTGACCGACCTGCGTGACGTGCTCGACGCGGAGCTGGCCCGTCAGGGCAAGTCGGCGTGGGCGGCGGAGGAGTTCGCCGCGCTGGTGCGCAGCGTCGACCGGCCGCCCCGGGTCCGGGCGGAGCCGTGGCGGCGCACCTCTGGCATCCACCGGGTGCGGGGGGCGCGCGCCCAGGCGCGGATCCGGGCCCTCTGGTATGCCCGGGACCAGATCGCCTCCCGCCGGGACGCCGCGCCGGGCCGGGTCCTGCCGGACTCGGCGATCGTGGCCGCCGCCGAGCTGGACCCGAGGGACGAGAAGACGCTGCTGACCCTGCCGGGCTTCGGCGGCCGGTCGGTGCGCCGCCTGGCCCGCACCTGGCTGGCGGCGCTGGACGACGCCCGGCAGTTGCCCGACGACGCGCTGCCGGTGACGCCGGTGGTCGAGGGGCCGCCCCCGCCGCACCGCTGGGCGGAGCGGGACCCGGTGGCGGCGGGCCGGCTGGCCCGGTGCCGGGAGGTGGTGGTCCGGATCGCGGGCGAGCACACCCTGCCGCCGGAGAACCTGATCGCCCCGGACTCGATCCGCCGGCTCGCCTGGACCCCGCCGGACGAGGTGTCCGAGGCGACGGTCGCCGAGACGCTCCGGGGCTTCGGGGCGCGGGAGTGGCAGCTCACGCTGCTGGTGGCCGACCTGGCCGCCGCGCTGGCGGGTCCGGCGCCGGCGGTCTGACCCGGCAGCCCGCATCGGCGGCGGCCTGACCCGGCAGCCGGCACCGGTGGCGGCCTGACGCGGCGCCCCGGGGCCGGCAAAGGTCGCGGGCCGGCGGCGCCGCCGCCGGACGTTCCGGCGATGTGGGGTGGGCCACACGGGGCGTGGTGTCGAGGATGGTTACTGGCGAGTAGCATCCGAGGGACCACGCCCGTGCCGCGATCCTCGTTCGGTCCGTGGTGCCGCTGGTCGGCGACGTGGCCGAGTCAGGGTCGAAAAGGAGGCTCAAGTGCCCCGTGAAGTCCGCGATGTCGTCTTCGTCGACGGCGTCCGCACCCCGTTCGGCAAGGCGGGTGGCATGTACGCCAACACCCGCGCCGACGACCTGGTGATCCGCTGCATCCGCGAGCTGCTGCGCCGCAACCCGCAGCTGCCGCCGGAGCGGGTCGAGGAGGTCGCCATCGCCGCCACCACCCAGATCGGCGACCAGGGCCTCACCATCGGCCGCACCGCCGCCCTGCTGGCCGGCCTGCCGAAGACCGTCCCGGGCTTCGCCATCGACCGGATGTGCGCCGGGGCGATGACC
This genomic window contains:
- a CDS encoding ribonuclease D, with translation MTDEPPLRRRAAESRTGNEPHQPPSAAPEPVDAGPEPTVDGPVPLTAPREGTPEPVTTEAGLAEVVARFAAGTGPVALDAERASGYRYSQRAYLVQLRRAGAGTALVDPLPLPDLSSLDAAIADAEWVLHAASQDLTCLAEVGLRPRRLFDTELAARLAGFERVGLAALTEQLLGFSLEKHHSAADWSSRPLPESWLTYAALDVEMLTDLRDVLDAELARQGKSAWAAEEFAALVRSVDRPPRVRAEPWRRTSGIHRVRGARAQARIRALWYARDQIASRRDAAPGRVLPDSAIVAAAELDPRDEKTLLTLPGFGGRSVRRLARTWLAALDDARQLPDDALPVTPVVEGPPPPHRWAERDPVAAGRLARCREVVVRIAGEHTLPPENLIAPDSIRRLAWTPPDEVSEATVAETLRGFGAREWQLTLLVADLAAALAGPAPAV